In the genome of Cryptomeria japonica chromosome 8, Sugi_1.0, whole genome shotgun sequence, one region contains:
- the LOC131054325 gene encoding early light-induced protein 1, chloroplastic-like, translating to MAAMASMMMKAPAALNCGAVKRNSHISRLPNSSLQVKCMAAKDPKETSTKLSTKFGDLFAFSRPAPEIINGRAAMLGFVSAIAVEVASGRGSLSQVNSGGLSWFALTAGLMTVGTLVPLFNGISRESTSQPIFSSTAEMWNGRFAMLGLLALAFTEYVKGWTNLCRFQINARI from the exons ATGGCGGCCATggcttcaatgatgatgaaagcaCCCGCAGCACTTAACTGCGGGGCAGTCAAAAGGAATAGTCATATCAGTAGATTGCCCAACAGTAGCCTCCAAGTCAAGTGCATGGCTGCAAAG GATCCAAAGGAAACGTCTACCAAG TTGAGCACGAAATTTGGCGACCTGTTTGCGTTCTCAAGGCCTGCGCCGGAGATCATCAATGGAAGGGCGGCTATGTTGGGGTTCGTGTCGGCCATTGCAGTGGAGGTGGCCAGCGGAAGAGGTTCGCTGTCGCAGGTGAATAGTGGAGGACTGTCGTGGTTTGCGTTAACTGCAGGATTAATGACGGTGGGGACACTGGTGCCCCTGTTCAATGGAATATCGAGGGAGAGCACGTCGCAGCCAATATTTTCATCCACAGCAGAAATGTGGAATGGGCGCTTTGCTATGCTCGGCCTCCTCGCATTGGCTTTCACTGAATACGTCAAGGGGTGGACCAATTTATGTAGATTTCAAATCAATGCAAGAATTTAA